One part of the Pseudomonadota bacterium genome encodes these proteins:
- a CDS encoding DUF6364 family protein, with translation MPKCKLNITLDGDLIEYIKIYAEQQRTTVSEVFTQFVLNLKRVKEKDPTEIILADNEFKETLMQTISSIKSGDAKWFKYDEVF, from the coding sequence ATGCCTAAATGTAAACTCAACATCACGCTTGATGGAGACCTTATTGAATATATAAAAATCTACGCAGAACAACAGCGAACTACAGTATCTGAGGTTTTTACACAATTTGTTCTTAATCTTAAACGGGTTAAAGAAAAAGACCCTACAGAAATAATTCTGGCTGACAATGAATTTAAGGAAACCCTCATGCAAACCATCTCAAGCATTAAATCCGGCGATGCAAAATGGTTTAAATATGATGAGGTTTTCTGA
- the htpG gene encoding molecular chaperone HtpG: MSLEKLEFKTEVKQLLDLMIHSLYSHKEVFLRELISNASDAVDRARYESLTNSDILENDGNWKIKITADKNAGTLTISDNGIGMTKGEIIKALGTIAHSGTKEFLAALQSKEVKDNPELIGQFGVGFYSSFMVADKITVISKHAGQKDKMGVKWESTGDGTYTVEDIYKETKGTDVTLHLMEGEKKYLDEWEIRSVVKKYSDFIEHPVVMEVEKEQESTLKKGEKVKVKEEETLNSMKAIWLKDKSEVTKEEYNEFYKHISHDFTEPAKVIHYKAEGTSEFSALLYIPSKAPFNIFYKDYEIGPVLYVKRVQIMDHCEDLIPPYLRFVRGVVDSSDLPLNVSREILQNNRQVEIIKTNITKKVLETLADMNKDEYGSYLTFYKEFGRVLKEGIHFDFTRRETIADLLLFPSTKAEDGKLRTFQNYIEGMKEDQQEIYYATGTALGEVMKSPYLEAFRDKDIEVLIFLDEIDDFIFTGFEYKGKKLKSVSKGDISLDKTEEDEKKNARKKYGKLLDLVKDTLKDDVKDVRLSGRLTDSACCLVADEGDMDPQMEKLLKAMGQDVPQRKRILEINPAHPLFAAMNTIFEKDKRSPVLDEYTKLLYDQALLLEGSKPKDPAAFAKAVSKLMVENIGK; the protein is encoded by the coding sequence ATGTCTTTAGAAAAATTAGAATTTAAAACCGAAGTGAAGCAGTTGCTCGACCTGATGATCCATTCCCTTTATTCCCATAAAGAGGTGTTTTTGCGGGAGCTTATCTCAAACGCCTCCGATGCCGTTGACAGGGCGCGGTATGAGTCATTGACAAACAGCGACATATTGGAAAACGACGGGAACTGGAAGATTAAAATAACCGCGGATAAAAATGCAGGCACGTTGACGATAAGCGATAACGGGATCGGTATGACAAAAGGCGAGATCATCAAAGCCCTCGGAACTATTGCACATTCCGGTACAAAAGAGTTCCTCGCGGCGCTGCAAAGCAAAGAGGTAAAAGATAATCCCGAATTGATAGGCCAGTTCGGTGTGGGTTTTTATTCATCGTTCATGGTGGCAGATAAAATTACGGTCATTTCAAAGCATGCCGGCCAGAAGGACAAAATGGGCGTCAAATGGGAATCAACCGGCGACGGCACATATACCGTTGAAGATATTTACAAAGAGACAAAAGGCACAGACGTTACCCTGCATCTTATGGAAGGGGAGAAGAAATACCTTGATGAATGGGAAATCCGCAGCGTCGTAAAAAAATATTCTGACTTTATTGAACACCCCGTTGTCATGGAGGTGGAAAAGGAACAGGAAAGCACGCTAAAGAAAGGTGAAAAGGTCAAGGTCAAAGAGGAAGAAACCTTAAACTCCATGAAAGCCATATGGCTTAAAGACAAGTCAGAGGTAACAAAGGAAGAATATAATGAGTTCTACAAACATATTTCCCACGACTTTACAGAGCCGGCAAAGGTAATCCATTATAAAGCAGAAGGTACATCGGAATTTTCAGCGCTCCTCTACATTCCTTCCAAAGCGCCTTTCAACATATTCTATAAAGATTATGAAATTGGCCCCGTTCTTTATGTGAAAAGGGTTCAAATCATGGACCACTGTGAAGATTTGATCCCTCCATACCTCAGGTTTGTAAGGGGGGTTGTCGATTCATCAGACCTCCCCCTGAATGTATCAAGGGAAATCCTGCAAAATAACCGCCAGGTGGAAATTATAAAAACGAATATCACTAAAAAGGTGCTCGAAACCTTAGCCGATATGAATAAAGACGAGTACGGCAGCTATCTCACATTCTATAAAGAATTCGGAAGGGTTTTAAAGGAAGGTATCCACTTTGATTTCACGAGGCGGGAAACAATCGCCGACCTTTTACTCTTCCCGTCCACGAAAGCAGAAGATGGTAAATTAAGGACTTTTCAGAACTATATTGAGGGTATGAAGGAAGACCAGCAGGAAATCTATTACGCCACAGGGACTGCCCTTGGCGAAGTTATGAAATCCCCTTACCTGGAAGCGTTCAGGGATAAAGATATTGAAGTCCTTATCTTTTTAGATGAAATTGATGATTTCATATTTACCGGTTTTGAATATAAAGGGAAGAAGTTAAAATCGGTAAGCAAAGGGGATATCAGCCTTGACAAAACAGAAGAAGATGAGAAGAAAAATGCCCGGAAGAAATATGGAAAACTCCTTGATCTCGTCAAAGACACTCTAAAGGATGATGTAAAAGACGTGCGGCTTTCAGGAAGGCTTACCGATTCTGCCTGTTGCCTTGTAGCCGATGAGGGTGATATGGATCCCCAGATGGAAAAACTCCTGAAGGCCATGGGACAGGATGTGCCTCAGCGGAAGAGAATCCTCGAAATCAACCCGGCGCACCCGCTCTTCGCTGCCATGAATACAATCTTTGAAAAGGATAAGCGGAGTCCCGTTCTGGATGAATATACAAAGCTCCTCTATGACCAGGCGCTTCTCCTTGAGGGTTCAAAGCCGAAAGACCCTGCTGCATTCGCAAAGGCCGTATCAAAACTGATGGTGGAAAACATTGGAAAGTAG
- a CDS encoding DUF4139 domain-containing protein, producing MIIKSLVLLVSLVLLVIMPVGYTVHAVEQHSTGIEDQTGMEVTVYNSNIGLVKDRRQIKFQKGIQELKFMDVAAQIIPTSVSIKPLSNPDSFTILEQNYEYDLLSPRKLLDKYVGKELKLITRNPYTDKEEIVAATLLSNNEGTPVYKIGNEITFNHPGRVIFPEVPESLISKPTLLWLLDSRTSSSQKIEALYLTSGINWRADYILVLNDKDTSSNVSGWVTIDNKSGATYNNAALKLVAGDVNRVREDRRMEMNAGVAPMAKAAPQFKEETFFEYHIYTLDRKTTVKQNQTKQISLLNAPDVPVNKQFIYQGRDYYYRNYYGEPFQNEKVGVFIEIANKSEHNLGMPLPKGTLRMYKHDPDGSLQFIGENSIQHTPKDEKIKVKIGDAFDVVAARKQMHWEKVAKNINEVAYEISLRNHKKEDITIKVIERLFGDWKVLESSNSYKKEDSSTVSFDVPVKKDGETKLVYKVRIKY from the coding sequence ATGATAATAAAATCTCTCGTTTTATTGGTCTCATTAGTTTTATTGGTTATAATGCCTGTTGGCTACACCGTCCATGCTGTGGAGCAACACTCAACAGGCATAGAAGATCAGACAGGGATGGAAGTGACCGTATATAATAGCAACATCGGTCTTGTGAAGGACAGGAGACAGATAAAATTCCAGAAAGGCATTCAGGAACTTAAGTTTATGGATGTGGCAGCGCAGATCATCCCCACAAGTGTCAGCATAAAGCCCCTTTCCAATCCCGACAGTTTTACCATACTCGAACAGAACTACGAGTATGACCTTTTAAGCCCCAGGAAGCTCCTCGATAAGTATGTAGGCAAAGAATTAAAGCTCATAACGAGGAATCCTTATACGGACAAAGAAGAGATTGTAGCGGCTACGCTCCTTTCGAATAACGAGGGAACCCCGGTTTATAAAATTGGCAACGAGATTACATTCAATCACCCCGGGAGGGTCATATTCCCTGAAGTCCCGGAAAGCCTCATATCGAAACCAACGCTTCTGTGGCTTCTTGACAGCAGAACGTCCTCTTCACAGAAGATTGAAGCCCTGTATCTGACCAGCGGAATTAACTGGCGTGCCGATTATATCCTTGTCCTGAACGATAAGGATACTTCGTCAAACGTGTCCGGATGGGTAACGATAGACAATAAAAGCGGTGCAACTTACAATAATGCGGCTTTAAAACTCGTTGCAGGGGATGTCAACAGGGTAAGGGAAGATCGGAGAATGGAGATGAATGCCGGTGTGGCGCCTATGGCAAAGGCCGCGCCTCAATTCAAAGAAGAGACATTTTTTGAGTACCATATTTACACGCTCGACAGAAAGACAACCGTTAAGCAGAACCAGACAAAGCAGATCAGTTTGTTAAACGCCCCGGATGTTCCGGTGAACAAACAATTCATCTATCAGGGGCGCGATTATTATTACCGGAATTATTATGGCGAACCCTTTCAGAATGAAAAAGTGGGGGTTTTTATTGAGATTGCCAATAAAAGCGAGCATAATCTTGGTATGCCCCTCCCCAAGGGGACTTTAAGGATGTATAAGCATGACCCGGACGGAAGCCTTCAGTTTATCGGGGAGAATTCCATACAGCACACCCCGAAGGATGAAAAGATCAAGGTAAAAATCGGCGACGCCTTTGATGTTGTTGCCGCCCGGAAGCAGATGCACTGGGAGAAAGTGGCCAAAAACATAAACGAAGTTGCTTATGAGATATCACTAAGGAACCACAAGAAAGAGGATATTACAATAAAGGTTATAGAGCGTCTCTTCGGAGACTGGAAGGTCCTTGAATCATCTAATAGCTACAAAAAAGAAGATTCTTCGACAGTATCCTTTGATGTGCCGGTGAAGAAGGATGGCGAGACAAAGCTTGTCTATAAGGTGAGGATAAAGTATTGA